One Bradyrhizobium sp. CCGB12 genomic window carries:
- a CDS encoding ABC transporter ATP-binding protein, producing MTNTILDINNLVVSVGKKPGAPKIIDGISIQVRERETLCLVGESGSGKSVTSLTTMGLLPKGTLVPTGGSIKLVGEELLTATDRRLRQLRATQMAMIFQEPMTALNPVVPVGRQIDEVLRAHTDLDGKARKKRILDMMDHVRLPQVERIFASYPHRLSGGQRQRIMIAMALVLEPKLLIADEPTTALDVTTQKQILTLIRDLQRDHGTAVLFITHDMGVVAEIADRVAVMRQGRLVETGPLETVLRNPTMEYTRNLLASVPSLVPRPPREESREPVVLEANDLGKVYKERAFFGKGREVVAADKVTLTLRKGRTLGIVGESGSGKSTVARCIVRLIDPTSGGVRLAGREIADISRRLLQPHRQKIQIVFQDPYRSLNPRITVGESIAEGPINYGVAHTDAMKRARELLELVGLPADAVSRYPHQFSGGQRQRIAIARALALDPDVLVADEAVSALDVSVQAQVLELLDEIQKRLGIAILFITHDLRVAAQICDEVVVMQHGRVVEQGPAAEVLTHPKEAYTKALLDAAPGRDWDFANFRPVSEGVAATV from the coding sequence ATGACCAACACCATCCTCGACATCAACAACCTCGTCGTCTCCGTCGGCAAGAAGCCGGGCGCGCCGAAGATCATCGACGGCATCTCGATCCAGGTACGCGAGCGCGAGACGCTGTGCCTCGTCGGTGAAAGCGGCTCGGGCAAGTCGGTGACCTCCCTCACCACGATGGGCCTGTTGCCAAAGGGCACGCTGGTGCCGACTGGCGGCAGCATCAAGCTGGTCGGCGAAGAGCTGCTCACCGCGACCGACCGCCGCCTGCGCCAGCTGCGCGCGACACAGATGGCCATGATCTTCCAGGAGCCGATGACCGCGCTCAATCCGGTGGTGCCGGTCGGCCGCCAGATCGACGAGGTGCTGCGCGCCCATACCGATCTCGATGGCAAAGCGCGGAAGAAGCGAATCCTCGACATGATGGATCACGTCCGCCTGCCCCAGGTCGAGCGCATCTTCGCCTCTTACCCGCACCGCCTCTCCGGCGGCCAGCGCCAGCGCATCATGATCGCCATGGCCCTGGTGCTGGAGCCGAAGCTTCTCATTGCGGACGAGCCGACCACCGCGCTCGACGTCACCACACAGAAGCAGATCCTGACCCTGATCCGCGACCTCCAGCGCGACCACGGCACCGCCGTGCTGTTTATTACCCACGACATGGGCGTGGTGGCCGAGATCGCCGATCGCGTCGCAGTGATGCGGCAGGGCCGCCTCGTCGAGACCGGCCCGCTCGAGACCGTGTTGCGCAATCCGACCATGGAGTACACCCGCAACCTGCTGGCGTCGGTGCCGAGCCTGGTGCCGCGGCCGCCGCGCGAGGAGAGCCGCGAGCCTGTCGTGCTCGAAGCCAACGACCTCGGCAAGGTCTACAAGGAGCGCGCGTTCTTCGGCAAGGGCCGAGAGGTCGTCGCCGCCGACAAGGTGACGCTGACGCTGCGCAAGGGCCGCACGCTCGGCATCGTCGGCGAAAGCGGCTCGGGCAAGTCCACCGTCGCACGCTGCATCGTGCGCCTGATCGACCCGACCTCCGGCGGCGTGCGTCTCGCCGGCCGCGAGATCGCCGACATCTCGCGCCGCCTGCTCCAGCCGCACCGGCAGAAGATCCAGATCGTGTTCCAGGATCCCTACCGCTCGCTCAATCCCCGCATCACGGTCGGGGAGAGCATCGCGGAAGGTCCGATCAATTACGGCGTGGCGCACACCGACGCGATGAAGCGGGCGCGCGAGCTGCTCGAACTCGTCGGCCTGCCGGCCGATGCCGTGTCGCGCTACCCGCACCAGTTCTCCGGCGGCCAGCGCCAGCGCATCGCCATTGCCCGTGCGCTCGCGCTCGATCCCGACGTGCTGGTCGCGGATGAGGCGGTCTCCGCGCTCGACGTCTCCGTACAGGCGCAGGTGCTGGAACTGCTCGATGAGATCCAGAAGCGGCTCGGCATCGCAATCCTGTTCATCACCCATGACCTTCGCGTCGCCGCGCAAATCTGCGACGAGGTCGTGGTGATGCAGCACGGCCGCGTCGTCGAACAGGGCCCCGCCGCCGAAGTGCTGACGCATCCGAAGGAGGCCTACACCAAGGCGCTGCTGGATGCGGCTCCCGGGCGCGACTGGGATTTTGCGAACTTCCGGCCGGTGTCGGAGGGCGTGGCGGCGACGGTGTAA
- a CDS encoding ABC transporter permease — MSVDSLPQSSIPITSPLRPRFGFLTSTPIIAAATVCLALIVLISILAPLIAPHDPIQLAPSQRLKPSSAQFLLGTDAYGRDLLSRVIYGGRISLLIGIGSAILSVAIGLVIGLVSGFFKLVDAVMMRIMDGLMAMPSILLAIAVVSLSGASLWTVLIAITIPEIPRVARLVRSVVLSAREEPYVEAAISVGSSLPKIMWRHLMPNTIAPLIVQGTYVCASAILTEAILSFLGAGISPETPTWGNIMAEGRQYFQLKPSLIFWPGLLLSIAILSINLIGDAARDALDPRMKQREGK; from the coding sequence ATGTCGGTCGATAGCCTTCCCCAGTCGTCCATTCCGATCACGTCGCCACTGCGGCCGCGCTTCGGATTCCTCACCTCGACGCCGATTATCGCGGCCGCTACGGTCTGTCTTGCGCTGATCGTGCTGATCTCGATCCTGGCGCCGTTGATCGCGCCGCATGATCCGATCCAGCTCGCACCGTCGCAGCGGCTGAAGCCGTCGTCGGCGCAGTTCCTGCTTGGCACCGACGCCTATGGCCGCGACCTGCTGTCGCGCGTCATCTATGGCGGCCGCATCTCGCTCCTGATCGGCATCGGCTCGGCGATTCTCTCGGTCGCCATTGGGCTCGTGATCGGTCTTGTCTCCGGCTTCTTCAAGCTGGTCGATGCCGTGATGATGCGGATCATGGACGGCCTGATGGCAATGCCGAGCATCCTGCTCGCGATCGCTGTGGTGTCGCTCTCCGGTGCCAGCCTCTGGACCGTGCTGATCGCGATCACGATTCCGGAGATCCCCCGCGTGGCGCGCCTGGTCCGCTCGGTCGTGCTGTCGGCGCGCGAGGAGCCTTACGTCGAGGCGGCGATCTCGGTCGGCTCCAGCCTGCCGAAGATCATGTGGCGGCATCTGATGCCGAACACGATCGCACCGCTGATCGTCCAGGGTACCTATGTCTGCGCCTCCGCGATCCTGACCGAGGCCATCCTCTCCTTCCTCGGCGCCGGCATCTCGCCGGAGACGCCGACCTGGGGCAACATCATGGCCGAGGGCCGGCAGTACTTCCAGCTCAAGCCGTCGCTGATCTTCTGGCCGGGCCTTTTGCTCTCGATCGCCATCCTCAGCATCAATCTGATCGGCGATGCCGCCCGAGACGCCCTCGATCCGCGCATGAAGCAGCGGGAGGGGAAGTGA
- a CDS encoding ABC transporter permease, which translates to MLGYLVRRIFAAVPVMGVVALFVFLLLRLTPGDPAAILAGDNATPERLERIRTSLGLNEPLIVQFVTWVNKLLHGDLGTSLISNLPVLKMIGQRVEPSISIALSTIILAVVVAVPLGVIAAWKHGTWIDRFVMGLSVLGFSVPVFVVGYVLIEIFAINLRWVPVQGFKSISNGFGPFFERIILPTCALSFIYIALIARMTRAAMLDVLGEDYVRTARAKGINEVAVMMRHALRNAAVPVITVIGTGFALLISGVVVTESVFNIPGIGRLTVDAVLARDYPVIQAMILLTSLIYVIVNLLIDVAYTLLDPRIRY; encoded by the coding sequence TTGCTCGGATATCTCGTTCGCCGAATCTTCGCCGCCGTGCCCGTGATGGGCGTCGTCGCGCTGTTCGTCTTCCTGCTGCTCCGCCTCACCCCCGGCGATCCCGCCGCGATTCTCGCCGGCGACAACGCAACGCCGGAGCGGCTTGAGCGCATCCGCACCTCGCTCGGCCTCAACGAGCCGCTGATCGTGCAGTTCGTCACCTGGGTGAACAAGCTGCTGCACGGCGACCTCGGGACATCGCTGATCTCCAATTTGCCGGTGCTGAAGATGATCGGCCAGCGCGTCGAGCCGTCGATCTCGATCGCGCTGTCGACCATCATCCTCGCCGTCGTCGTCGCCGTTCCCCTGGGCGTGATCGCGGCGTGGAAGCACGGCACCTGGATCGACCGCTTCGTGATGGGTCTGTCGGTACTCGGCTTCTCCGTGCCGGTGTTCGTGGTCGGCTACGTTCTGATCGAAATCTTCGCGATCAATCTGCGCTGGGTGCCGGTGCAGGGCTTCAAGAGCATCTCGAACGGTTTCGGGCCGTTCTTCGAACGCATCATCCTGCCGACCTGCGCGCTCTCCTTCATCTACATCGCGCTGATCGCGCGTATGACGCGCGCGGCGATGCTCGACGTGCTCGGCGAAGATTACGTCCGCACCGCACGCGCCAAGGGCATTAACGAGGTCGCGGTGATGATGCGGCATGCGCTGCGCAATGCGGCCGTACCCGTGATCACCGTGATCGGCACCGGCTTTGCGCTGCTGATCTCCGGCGTCGTCGTCACCGAGAGCGTGTTCAACATCCCCGGCATCGGCCGCCTCACCGTGGATGCGGTGCTGGCGCGCGACTATCCGGTGATCCAGGCCATGATCCTGCTGACCTCGCTGATCTATGTCATCGTCAATCTCCTGATCGACGTCGCCTATACACTGCTCGATCCCCGGATCCGGTACTGA
- a CDS encoding M20/M25/M40 family metallo-hydrolase yields MNPANLPFDSEAMLEGLRTWVECESPTWDADAVNRMLDIAARDMAIMGATIERIAGRQGFGGVIRARFPHPRQGEPGILIAGHMDTVHPVGTIEKLKWRREGNKCYGPGIYDMKGGNYLSLEAIRQLARAAFTTPLPITVLFTPDEEVGTPSTRDIIEAEAARNKYVLVPEPGRADNGVTTGRYAIARFNLEATGRPSHAGATLSAGRSAIREMARQILNIDAMTTEDCTFSVGVVHGGQWVNCVATTATGEALSMAKRQADLDRGVERMLALSGTTNDVTFKVTRGVTRPVWEPDAGTMALYEKARGIAKSLGAELPHASAGGGSDGNFTGAMGIPTLDGLGVRGGNGHTLEEYIEVESLVERGRLMAGLLATLE; encoded by the coding sequence ATGAATCCAGCCAATCTTCCCTTCGATTCCGAGGCAATGCTCGAGGGCCTGCGGACGTGGGTGGAATGCGAGAGCCCGACCTGGGACGCAGATGCCGTGAACCGCATGCTCGATATCGCAGCGCGGGATATGGCAATCATGGGTGCGACGATCGAACGCATCGCCGGCCGCCAGGGCTTTGGCGGCGTGATCCGCGCGCGCTTTCCCCATCCAAGGCAGGGCGAGCCGGGCATCCTGATCGCCGGGCACATGGATACCGTCCACCCCGTCGGCACCATCGAGAAGCTGAAATGGCGGCGCGAAGGCAACAAGTGCTACGGCCCCGGCATCTACGACATGAAGGGCGGCAATTATCTCTCGCTGGAAGCGATCCGGCAGCTGGCGCGCGCCGCCTTCACCACGCCGCTGCCGATCACCGTGCTGTTCACGCCGGATGAGGAAGTCGGCACGCCCTCGACCCGCGACATCATCGAGGCGGAGGCCGCGCGCAACAAATACGTGCTGGTGCCCGAACCCGGCCGCGCCGACAACGGCGTCACCACCGGACGTTATGCCATCGCACGTTTCAATCTCGAGGCGACGGGACGGCCGAGCCACGCCGGCGCGACGTTGTCAGCGGGACGCTCGGCGATCCGCGAGATGGCCCGGCAGATCCTCAACATCGACGCCATGACCACGGAGGACTGCACCTTCTCGGTCGGCGTCGTGCATGGCGGGCAATGGGTCAATTGCGTTGCCACGACCGCCACAGGCGAAGCGCTGTCGATGGCCAAGCGCCAGGCCGATCTCGACCGCGGCGTCGAGAGGATGTTGGCGCTGTCAGGCACAACCAATGATGTGACCTTCAAGGTCACCCGCGGCGTGACGCGTCCGGTGTGGGAACCCGACGCCGGCACCATGGCGCTGTATGAAAAGGCTCGCGGCATCGCCAAGTCGCTCGGCGCAGAACTGCCCCACGCGAGCGCCGGCGGCGGCTCCGACGGCAATTTCACCGGCGCGATGGGGATCCCGACGCTCGACGGCCTGGGCGTGCGTGGCGGCAACGGCCACACGCTCGAAGAGTATATCGAGGTCGAAAGCCTGGTCGAACGTGGCCGGCTGATGGCGGGGCTGCTGGCGACGCTGGAGTGA
- a CDS encoding ABC transporter substrate-binding protein translates to MFNFMRRGPRAFASKLALSVVALSTALASPVLAAGKTITAVMHSDLRIIDPIFTTAYIARDHGYMVYDTLLATDSNFKIQPQMADWKISDDKLTYTFTLRDGLKWHDGAPVTAEDCVASLKRWAAVDGMGQKLWDVTASLEATDAKTITLKLKEPYGLVLDSIGKPSSRVAFMMPKRLAETPPDKQIPEQIGSGPFKFVQGEFQPGVKAVYVKNTDYVPRKEPANWTSGGKVVKVDRVEWITMPDSQTAVNALQSGDIDFMEVPPWDLLPVLESNAELKTEVLNKFGYQTLGRMNFLYPPFDNPKIRRAALLAMNQKDVLDALVGNPKYYKICGAFFICDTPFATDVGSESLVKGNGMAEAKKALAESGYDGTPVVVMVPGDVVTLKAQPTVAVQLLREAGFKVDAQATDWQTVVSRRASQKPPKEGGWNMFFTNWVSADVSNPIANLSIGGQGKKGWFGWAENAKIEKLKDDFVRAASLDDQKKIATEIQKEAYDQVIYIPLGQYLAPSAWRKSLTGVLDGPATPVFWNIDKTE, encoded by the coding sequence ATGTTCAACTTCATGCGCCGGGGGCCTCGCGCGTTCGCCTCCAAACTTGCGCTGTCGGTCGTCGCGCTTTCGACCGCGCTGGCCTCGCCAGTGCTTGCGGCCGGCAAGACGATCACGGCGGTGATGCATTCGGATCTGCGCATCATCGATCCGATCTTCACCACGGCCTACATCGCGCGTGACCACGGCTACATGGTCTACGACACGCTGTTGGCCACCGATTCGAACTTCAAGATCCAGCCTCAGATGGCGGACTGGAAAATCTCCGACGACAAGCTCACCTACACCTTCACGCTGCGCGATGGCCTGAAGTGGCATGACGGTGCGCCGGTGACGGCGGAAGACTGCGTCGCCTCGCTCAAGCGCTGGGCCGCGGTCGACGGCATGGGCCAGAAGCTCTGGGACGTCACCGCGAGCCTCGAGGCGACCGATGCCAAGACCATCACGCTGAAGCTGAAGGAGCCCTACGGCCTCGTGCTCGATTCCATCGGCAAGCCGTCCTCGCGCGTGGCCTTCATGATGCCAAAGCGCCTCGCCGAGACGCCGCCTGACAAGCAGATCCCGGAGCAGATCGGCTCGGGTCCCTTCAAGTTCGTGCAGGGCGAATTCCAGCCCGGCGTGAAGGCGGTCTACGTCAAGAACACCGACTATGTGCCGCGCAAGGAGCCGGCGAACTGGACCTCCGGCGGCAAGGTGGTGAAGGTCGACCGCGTCGAGTGGATCACCATGCCGGACTCGCAGACCGCGGTGAACGCGCTGCAGTCGGGCGACATCGATTTCATGGAAGTGCCGCCGTGGGATCTGCTGCCCGTGCTCGAAAGCAATGCCGAGCTCAAGACCGAGGTGCTGAACAAGTTCGGCTATCAGACCCTTGGTCGTATGAACTTCCTCTATCCGCCCTTCGACAATCCGAAGATCCGCCGCGCAGCCCTCCTGGCGATGAACCAGAAGGACGTGCTCGACGCGCTCGTCGGCAATCCCAAGTACTACAAGATCTGCGGTGCGTTCTTCATCTGCGACACGCCGTTCGCCACCGACGTTGGCTCGGAATCGCTGGTCAAGGGCAACGGCATGGCGGAAGCCAAGAAGGCGCTCGCCGAGTCCGGCTATGACGGCACCCCCGTCGTGGTCATGGTGCCCGGCGACGTCGTGACGCTGAAGGCGCAGCCGACCGTTGCGGTGCAGCTGCTCCGCGAGGCCGGCTTCAAGGTCGACGCGCAGGCGACCGACTGGCAGACGGTGGTGAGCCGTCGCGCCAGCCAGAAGCCCCCGAAGGAAGGCGGCTGGAACATGTTCTTCACCAACTGGGTCAGCGCCGACGTGTCCAACCCGATCGCCAACCTCTCGATCGGCGGTCAGGGCAAGAAGGGCTGGTTCGGCTGGGCGGAAAACGCCAAGATCGAGAAGCTCAAGGACGACTTCGTTCGCGCCGCCTCGCTCGACGATCAGAAGAAGATCGCGACCGAGATCCAGAAGGAAGCCTATGACCAGGTGATCTACATCCCGCTCGGCCAGTATCTGGCGCCGAGCGCCTGGCGCAAGTCGCTCACCGGCGTGCTCGACGGTCCGGCGACCCCGGTGTTCTGGAACATCGACAAGACCGAGTAA
- a CDS encoding glycosyltransferase family 39 protein has product MAERSDRAPAQWRRPFLNWLDGVEAGWAVPLLIACFVAIWTLYLVVAYAGGGLHPDTLEAWTLGRHFAWGYHKHPPLMGWVAAAWTFVFPLSDWSLQLMAMTNAGLALFFVDLVARQFVTGHKRVLVLLLLMLTPAYQFHAQRFNANAVLLATWPLATWCFLRAFETRAASWAIAVGCTTALAMVGKYYSIFLVTSLAIAALAHPARRAYFSSASPWISVATGLAVLSPHVWWLATTGASTFTYALAHANGNTASSIGEARNFLLGLAAAMSVSAVLWVLIAGTRLKQFPADFAAMSSGLRLLLYIAIGTIVLPVLTSLVMGTDLPSLWALQGLFLFVVLIVCGTRYPIERFYTVNVTVITAGAALAAVLVAAPIHAVYRNNHGYEEGRNFYAQAANELTREWRELTGEPLSAVSGDDALAFATAFYSPDHPNYARPFEYQYSWGLPRKATLDRGWAALCFRGQDYCGRWMEWVSSRAGHFVRREFTVQASLWGRPGLTREVVVLMVPPRGSDAAPESAADDFSASRRAGE; this is encoded by the coding sequence ATGGCCGAAAGGTCAGATCGCGCGCCGGCGCAATGGCGCCGGCCTTTCCTGAATTGGCTCGATGGCGTCGAGGCGGGCTGGGCCGTGCCGCTTCTCATCGCGTGCTTCGTTGCGATCTGGACGCTTTATCTGGTCGTCGCCTATGCCGGGGGCGGCCTGCACCCCGATACGCTCGAGGCCTGGACGCTGGGGCGGCATTTCGCCTGGGGCTATCACAAGCATCCGCCGCTGATGGGCTGGGTCGCTGCAGCGTGGACCTTTGTCTTTCCACTGAGCGACTGGTCGCTCCAGTTGATGGCGATGACCAATGCCGGGCTCGCGCTGTTCTTCGTCGATCTGGTCGCCCGTCAATTCGTGACCGGGCACAAGCGCGTCCTGGTGCTCTTGCTGCTGATGCTGACACCGGCCTACCAATTCCACGCCCAGCGCTTCAATGCCAATGCAGTGCTGCTCGCGACCTGGCCGCTGGCGACCTGGTGCTTCCTGCGCGCATTCGAGACGCGCGCCGCATCATGGGCGATCGCGGTGGGATGCACGACGGCGCTGGCGATGGTCGGCAAGTATTATTCGATCTTTCTCGTCACGAGCCTTGCAATTGCCGCGCTGGCGCATCCGGCACGGCGCGCCTATTTCAGCTCCGCGTCGCCCTGGATTTCGGTCGCCACCGGGCTCGCGGTGCTGTCGCCACACGTCTGGTGGCTGGCGACGACGGGCGCATCGACCTTCACCTATGCGCTGGCGCATGCCAACGGCAACACCGCGAGCTCGATCGGTGAGGCCAGGAATTTCCTGCTGGGGCTGGCGGCGGCGATGAGCGTGTCGGCTGTGCTCTGGGTGCTCATCGCAGGCACGCGGTTGAAACAGTTTCCGGCCGACTTCGCCGCAATGAGTTCGGGCCTGCGGCTTCTCCTCTACATTGCGATCGGCACGATCGTTCTGCCGGTGCTGACCTCGCTCGTGATGGGAACGGATCTGCCGTCGCTATGGGCGTTGCAGGGGCTGTTCCTCTTCGTCGTGCTCATTGTCTGCGGCACGCGCTATCCGATCGAGCGCTTTTACACCGTCAATGTCACGGTGATCACGGCTGGCGCTGCGCTTGCCGCCGTCCTGGTCGCAGCGCCGATCCACGCCGTCTATCGCAACAATCACGGCTATGAAGAGGGCCGGAATTTCTACGCGCAGGCGGCGAACGAATTGACGCGCGAATGGCGCGAATTGACGGGAGAGCCGCTGAGCGCCGTGAGTGGTGACGATGCGCTGGCGTTTGCGACGGCGTTCTACAGCCCCGACCATCCGAATTATGCGCGGCCGTTTGAGTATCAATACAGCTGGGGCCTGCCGCGCAAGGCGACGCTCGACCGCGGCTGGGCCGCGCTCTGTTTCCGCGGCCAGGACTATTGTGGGCGATGGATGGAATGGGTGTCCTCCCGGGCCGGACACTTCGTCAGGCGCGAGTTCACCGTCCAGGCGTCGCTGTGGGGCAGGCCTGGTCTGACGCGGGAGGTGGTCGTGCTGATGGTGCCGCCGCGTGGAAGCGACGCTGCGCCCGAGAGCGCTGCGGATGATTTTAGCGCCAGCAGGCGGGCCGGCGAATAG
- a CDS encoding multidrug effflux MFS transporter — protein MSDVNADDWVSSGHRPMGFPEFVIVIASIMALNPLAMDMMLPALPNIGSAFKIPVANHLQLVLSTFLVGFGAGQFVMGPLSDRYGRRPVLLGGMAVYAVASVLAVAAPSFETLLLARALQGLGTAATRVIATSIVRDCYVGRRMASVMSLAMMVFIAVPVIAPSFGQAVLLVTAWRGIFVVLMLYGLLALAWCVLRLPETLPESERRSLAPADVLAAFRQTVTNRQTIGYATAAGSVIGALFAYVFCAQQVFTGIYHLGHYFPLAFAAIAAGTAVAGFLNSQLVGRLGMRVISHGALTLYTVVAGVMLLTEILGVLPLSLFMVLSALMMFSFGMMVANFTALAMEPQGHIAGTASSLYGSITTLIGIVVGMAIGQSFDGTLLPFSVGFFLSTLAALAIVLVVEKGRLFKPHHRPIG, from the coding sequence TTGTCCGACGTCAATGCCGACGATTGGGTGTCCTCCGGACACCGCCCCATGGGTTTTCCCGAATTCGTCATCGTGATCGCGTCCATCATGGCGCTGAATCCGCTTGCGATGGACATGATGCTGCCGGCGCTGCCCAACATCGGCTCCGCCTTCAAGATTCCCGTCGCCAACCATCTTCAGCTGGTGCTGTCGACCTTCCTGGTCGGCTTCGGCGCGGGCCAGTTCGTCATGGGCCCGTTGTCGGATCGCTATGGCCGCCGTCCGGTGCTGCTCGGCGGCATGGCTGTGTACGCGGTAGCGAGCGTGCTGGCAGTCGCAGCGCCCTCGTTCGAGACGCTGCTGCTGGCGCGCGCGCTGCAAGGGCTCGGCACCGCGGCGACGCGTGTGATCGCGACCTCGATCGTGCGCGACTGCTATGTCGGCCGCCGCATGGCGAGCGTGATGTCGCTGGCGATGATGGTGTTCATCGCTGTACCCGTGATCGCGCCCTCGTTCGGACAGGCGGTGCTGCTGGTGACGGCATGGCGCGGCATCTTCGTCGTGCTGATGCTCTATGGTCTGCTCGCGCTCGCATGGTGCGTGCTCCGGCTGCCTGAAACTCTTCCCGAATCCGAGCGCAGATCGCTGGCGCCCGCCGACGTGCTCGCGGCCTTCCGCCAAACCGTGACCAACCGCCAGACCATCGGCTATGCGACGGCCGCCGGCAGCGTCATCGGTGCCCTCTTCGCCTACGTGTTCTGCGCCCAGCAGGTGTTCACCGGCATCTATCACCTCGGCCACTACTTCCCGCTCGCTTTCGCCGCGATCGCGGCCGGCACGGCCGTGGCCGGCTTCCTCAATTCACAGCTGGTCGGTCGGCTCGGCATGCGCGTGATCTCGCACGGCGCGCTGACGCTCTATACCGTTGTGGCCGGCGTGATGCTGCTAACGGAAATCCTTGGCGTCCTGCCGCTATCCCTGTTCATGGTGCTCTCGGCGCTGATGATGTTTTCGTTCGGCATGATGGTCGCGAACTTCACCGCGCTCGCCATGGAACCGCAGGGTCACATCGCCGGCACCGCCTCCTCGCTCTACGGCTCGATCACGACGCTGATCGGAATCGTGGTCGGCATGGCAATCGGACAGAGCTTCGACGGCACGCTGCTGCCGTTCTCGGTCGGCTTCTTCCTGTCGACGCTCGCAGCGCTCGCGATCGTGCTGGTGGTGGAAAAGGGGCGGCTGTTCAAGCCGCATCATCGCCCGATCGGTTAA